In Enterobacter cloacae, the following are encoded in one genomic region:
- the rplL gene encoding 50S ribosomal protein L7/L12, translating to MSITKDQIIEAVAAMSVMDVVELISAMEEKFGVSAAAAVAVAAGPAADAAEEKTEFDVILKAAGANKVAVIKAVRGATGLGLKEAKDLVESAPAALKEGVSKDDAEALKKSLEEAGAEVEVK from the coding sequence ATGTCTATCACTAAAGATCAAATCATTGAAGCAGTTGCAGCTATGTCCGTAATGGACGTTGTAGAACTGATCTCTGCAATGGAAGAAAAATTCGGTGTTTCTGCTGCTGCCGCTGTAGCTGTTGCTGCTGGCCCAGCTGCTGACGCTGCTGAAGAAAAAACTGAATTCGACGTAATTCTGAAAGCTGCTGGCGCTAACAAAGTTGCTGTTATCAAAGCAGTACGTGGCGCAACTGGCCTGGGTCTGAAAGAAGCTAAAGACCTGGTAGAATCTGCTCCAGCTGCGCTGAAAGAAGGCGTGAGCAAAGACGACGCAGAAGCACTGAAAAAATCTCTGGAAGAAGCTGGCGCTGAAGTTGAAGTTAAATAA
- the rpoB gene encoding DNA-directed RNA polymerase subunit beta, with amino-acid sequence MVYSYTEKKRIRKDFGKRPQVLDIPYLLSIQLDSFQKFIEQDPEGQYGLEAAFRSVFPIQSYSGNSELQYVSYRLGEPVFDVQECQIRGVTYSAPLRVKLRLVIYEREAPEGTVKDIKEQEVYMGEIPLMTDNGTFVINGTERVIVSQLHRSPGVFFDSDKGKTHSSGKVLYNARIIPYRGSWLDFEFDPKDNLFVRIDRRRKLPATIILRALQYTTEQILDLFFEKVVFEIRDNKLQMELVPERLRGETASFDIEADGKVYVEKGRRITARHIRQLEKDDIKHIEVPVEYIAGKVSAKDYVDESTGELICPANMELSLDLLAKLSQSGHKRIETLFTNDLDHGPYISETVRVDPTTDRLSALVEIYRMMRPGEPPTREAAESLFENLFFSEDRYDLSAVGRMKFNRSLLRDEIEGSGILSKDDIIEVMKKLIDIRNGKGEVDDIDHLGNRRIRSVGEMAENQFRVGLVRVERAVKERLSLGDLDTLMPQDMINAKPISAAVKEFFGSSQLSQFMDQNNPLSEITHKRRISALGPGGLTRERAGFEVRDVHPTHYGRVCPIETPEGPNIGLINSLSVYAQTNEYGFLETPYRKVTDGVVTDEIHYLSAIEEGNYVIAQANSNLDDEGHFVEDLVTCRSKGESSLFSRDQVDYMDVSTQQVVSVGASLIPFLEHDDANRALMGANMQRQAVPTLRADKPLVGTGMERAVAVDSGVTAVAKRGGTVQYVDASRIVIKVNEDEMYPGEAGIDIYNLTKYTRSNQNTCINQMPCVSLGEPVERGDVLADGPSTDLGELALGQNMRVAFMPWNGYNFEDSILVSERVVQEDRFTTIHIQELACVSRDTKLGPEEITADIPNVGEAALSKLDESGIVYIGAEVTGGDILVGKVTPKGETQLTPEEKLLRAIFGEKASDVKDSSLRVPNGVSGTVIDVQVFTRDGVEKDKRALEIEEMQLKQAKKDLSEELQILEAGLFSRIYAVLVAGGVEAEKLDKLPRDRWLELGLTDEEKQNQLEQLAEQYDELKHEFEKKLEAKRRKITQGDDLAPGVLKIVKVYLAVKRQIQPGDKMAGRHGNKGVISKINPIEDMPHDANGTPVDIVLNPLGVPSRMNIGQILETHLGMAAKGIGDKINAMLKQQQEVAKLREFIQRAYDLGTDVRQKVDLNTFSDEEVLRLAENLRKGMPIATPVFDGAKEAEIKELLQLGGLPSSGQITLFDGRTGEQFERQVTVGYMYMLKLNHLVDDKMHARSTGSYSLVTQQPLGGKAQFGGQRFGEMEVWALEAYGAAYTLQEMLTVKSDDVNGRTKMYKNIVDGNHQMEPGMPESFNVLLKEIRSLGINIELEDE; translated from the coding sequence ATGGTTTACTCCTATACCGAGAAAAAACGTATTCGTAAGGATTTTGGTAAACGTCCACAAGTTCTGGACATTCCATATCTCCTTTCTATCCAGCTTGACTCGTTCCAGAAGTTTATCGAGCAAGATCCTGAAGGGCAGTACGGCCTGGAAGCAGCCTTCCGTTCCGTGTTCCCGATTCAGAGCTACAGCGGTAACTCCGAGCTGCAGTACGTCAGCTACCGCCTTGGCGAACCGGTGTTTGACGTTCAGGAATGTCAGATCCGTGGCGTGACCTATTCCGCACCGCTGCGCGTAAAACTGCGTCTGGTGATCTACGAGCGCGAAGCGCCGGAAGGCACCGTTAAAGACATTAAAGAACAAGAAGTCTACATGGGTGAAATTCCACTCATGACAGACAACGGTACTTTCGTAATCAACGGTACTGAGCGTGTTATCGTTTCCCAGCTGCATCGTAGCCCGGGCGTCTTCTTCGACAGCGATAAAGGTAAAACACACTCTTCCGGTAAAGTACTGTATAACGCGCGCATCATTCCTTACCGTGGTTCATGGCTGGACTTCGAGTTCGATCCAAAAGACAACCTGTTTGTCCGTATCGACCGTCGTCGTAAGCTGCCTGCAACCATCATTCTGCGTGCGCTGCAATACACCACTGAGCAGATCCTGGACCTGTTCTTTGAGAAAGTGGTCTTTGAAATCCGCGACAACAAGCTGCAGATGGAGCTGGTGCCGGAACGTCTGCGTGGTGAGACCGCGTCGTTCGACATTGAAGCCGACGGCAAAGTGTATGTGGAAAAAGGTCGTCGTATCACTGCGCGCCATATCCGCCAGCTGGAAAAAGATGATATCAAACACATCGAAGTTCCGGTTGAATACATTGCAGGAAAAGTGTCCGCGAAAGATTACGTTGACGAGTCAACCGGTGAGCTGATCTGCCCGGCGAACATGGAGCTGAGCCTGGATCTGCTGGCTAAGCTGAGCCAGTCTGGCCACAAACGTATCGAAACGCTGTTCACCAACGATCTGGACCACGGTCCGTACATCTCTGAGACTGTACGCGTCGACCCAACCACCGATCGTCTGAGCGCGCTGGTAGAAATCTACCGCATGATGCGTCCTGGTGAGCCACCAACTCGCGAAGCGGCTGAAAGCCTGTTCGAGAACCTGTTCTTCTCCGAAGACCGCTACGATCTGTCCGCGGTTGGTCGTATGAAGTTCAACCGTTCTCTGCTGCGCGACGAAATCGAAGGTTCCGGTATCCTGAGCAAAGACGACATCATCGAAGTGATGAAGAAGCTCATCGATATCCGTAACGGTAAAGGCGAAGTGGACGATATCGACCACCTCGGCAACCGTCGTATCCGTTCCGTAGGCGAAATGGCGGAAAACCAGTTCCGCGTTGGCCTGGTACGTGTAGAGCGTGCGGTAAAAGAGCGTCTGTCTCTGGGCGATCTGGATACCCTGATGCCTCAGGATATGATCAACGCCAAGCCGATTTCTGCAGCAGTGAAAGAGTTCTTCGGTTCCAGCCAGCTGTCTCAGTTCATGGACCAGAACAACCCGCTGTCTGAGATTACGCACAAACGTCGTATCTCTGCACTCGGCCCAGGCGGTCTGACCCGTGAACGTGCAGGCTTCGAAGTTCGAGACGTACACCCGACTCACTACGGTCGCGTATGTCCAATCGAAACGCCTGAAGGTCCAAACATCGGTCTGATCAACTCCCTGTCCGTGTACGCACAGACTAACGAATACGGTTTCCTTGAGACGCCGTACCGTAAAGTGACCGACGGTGTTGTTACCGACGAAATTCATTACCTGTCTGCTATCGAAGAAGGCAACTACGTTATCGCTCAGGCGAACTCCAACCTGGATGACGAAGGCCACTTTGTAGAAGATCTGGTTACCTGCCGTAGCAAAGGCGAATCCAGCTTGTTCAGCCGTGACCAGGTTGACTACATGGACGTATCCACCCAGCAGGTGGTTTCCGTCGGTGCGTCCCTGATCCCGTTCCTGGAACACGATGACGCCAACCGTGCATTGATGGGTGCGAACATGCAACGTCAGGCCGTTCCAACTCTGCGCGCTGATAAGCCGCTGGTTGGTACCGGTATGGAACGTGCTGTTGCCGTTGACTCCGGTGTTACTGCAGTTGCTAAACGTGGCGGTACCGTCCAGTACGTTGATGCATCCCGTATCGTTATCAAAGTTAACGAAGATGAGATGTATCCGGGCGAAGCGGGTATCGACATCTACAACCTGACCAAATACACCCGTTCTAACCAGAACACCTGTATCAACCAGATGCCTTGTGTATCTCTGGGTGAGCCAGTTGAGCGCGGCGACGTGCTGGCAGACGGTCCGTCCACCGACCTCGGTGAACTGGCGCTCGGTCAGAACATGCGCGTAGCGTTCATGCCGTGGAACGGTTACAACTTCGAAGACTCCATCCTCGTCTCCGAGCGTGTGGTTCAGGAAGATCGTTTCACCACCATCCACATTCAGGAACTGGCATGTGTGTCCCGTGACACCAAGCTGGGGCCAGAAGAGATCACTGCTGACATCCCTAACGTGGGTGAAGCTGCGCTCTCCAAACTGGATGAATCCGGTATCGTTTACATTGGTGCGGAAGTGACCGGTGGCGACATTCTGGTTGGTAAGGTCACGCCGAAAGGTGAAACCCAGCTGACGCCAGAAGAGAAGCTGCTGCGTGCAATCTTCGGTGAGAAAGCGTCTGACGTTAAAGACTCTTCTCTGCGTGTGCCAAACGGTGTTTCCGGTACGGTTATCGACGTTCAGGTCTTCACCCGTGACGGCGTTGAGAAAGATAAACGTGCGCTGGAAATCGAAGAGATGCAGCTCAAACAGGCTAAGAAAGACCTGTCTGAAGAACTGCAAATCCTCGAAGCGGGTCTGTTCAGCCGTATCTATGCGGTGCTGGTTGCCGGTGGTGTTGAAGCTGAGAAGCTCGACAAACTGCCACGCGATCGCTGGCTGGAACTGGGTCTGACCGACGAAGAGAAACAAAATCAGCTGGAACAACTGGCTGAGCAGTATGACGAACTGAAACACGAGTTCGAGAAAAAACTCGAAGCGAAACGCCGTAAAATCACTCAGGGCGACGATCTGGCACCAGGCGTGCTGAAGATTGTTAAGGTGTATCTGGCTGTTAAACGTCAGATCCAGCCTGGTGATAAGATGGCTGGTCGTCACGGTAACAAGGGTGTTATCTCTAAGATCAACCCGATCGAAGATATGCCGCACGATGCTAACGGTACGCCGGTAGATATCGTACTGAACCCGCTGGGCGTACCGTCTCGTATGAACATCGGTCAGATCCTGGAAACTCACCTGGGTATGGCTGCGAAAGGTATCGGCGACAAGATTAACGCCATGCTGAAACAGCAGCAGGAAGTCGCGAAACTGCGCGAATTCATCCAGCGTGCCTACGATCTGGGTACCGACGTTCGTCAGAAAGTCGACCTGAACACCTTCAGCGATGAAGAAGTGCTGCGTCTGGCAGAAAACCTGCGTAAAGGTATGCCAATTGCAACGCCGGTATTCGACGGTGCAAAAGAAGCTGAAATTAAAGAGCTGCTGCAACTGGGTGGTCTGCCATCTTCTGGTCAGATTACGCTGTTTGACGGCCGTACCGGCGAACAGTTTGAGCGTCAGGTAACCGTAGGTTACATGTACATGCTGAAACTGAACCACCTGGTCGACGACAAGATGCACGCTCGTTCTACCGGTTCTTACAGCCTGGTTACTCAGCAGCCGCTGGGTGGTAAGGCGCAGTTCGGTGGTCAGCGCTTCGGGGAGATGGAAGTGTGGGCGCTGGAAGCATACGGCGCAGCATACACCCTGCAGGAAATGCTCACCGTTAAGTCTGATGACGTGAACGGTCGTACCAAGATGTATAAGAACATCGTGGACGGCAACCATCAGATGGAACCGGGCATGCCAGAATCCTTCAACGTACTGTTGAAAGAGATTCGTTCGCTGGGTATCAACATCGAACTGGAAGACGAGTAA
- the rpoC gene encoding DNA-directed RNA polymerase subunit beta': MKDLLKFLKAQTKTEEFDAIKIALASPDMIRSWSFGEVKKPETINYRTFKPERDGLFCARIFGPVKDYECLCGKYKRLKHRGVICEKCGVEVTQTKVRRERMGHIELASPTAHIWFLKSLPSRIGLLLDMPLRDIERVLYFESYVVIEGGMTNLERHQILTEEQYLDALEEFGDEFDAKMGAEAIQALLKSMDLEQECEQLREELNETNSETKRKKLTKRIKLLEAFVQSGNKPEWMILTVLPVLPPDLRPLVPLDGGRFATSDLNDLYRRVINRNNRLKRLLDLAAPDIIVRNEKRMLQEAVDALLDNGRRGRAITGSNKRPLKSLADMIKGKQGRFRQNLLGKRVDYSGRSVITVGPYLRLHQCGLPKKMALELFKPFIYGKLELRGLATTIKAAKKMVEREEAVVWDILDEVIREHPVLLNRAPTLHRLGIQAFEPVLIEGKAIQLHPLVCAAYNADFDGDQMAVHVPLTLEAQLEARALMMSTNNILSPANGEPIIVPSQDVVLGLYYMTRDCVNAKGEGMVLTGPKEAERIYRAGLASLHARVKVRITEYEKDENGEFVAKTSLKDTTVGRAILWMIVPKGLPFSIVNQALGKKAISKMLNTCYRILGLKPTVIFADQTMYTGFAYAARSGASVGIDDMVIPEKKHEIISEAEAEVAEIQEQFQSGLVTAGERYNKVIDIWAAANDRVSKAMMDNLQTETVINRDGVEEQQVSFNSIYMMADSGARGSAAQIRQLAGMRGLMAKPDGSIIETPITANFREGLNVLQYFISTHGARKGLADTALKTANSGYLTRRLVDVAQDLVVTEDDCGTLEGITMTPVIEGGDVKEPLRDRVLGRVAAEDILKPGTADILVPRNTLLHEQWCDLLEANSVDSVKVRSVVSCDTDFGVCAHCYGRDLARGHIINKGEAIGVIAAQSIGEPGTQLTMRTFHIGGAASRAAAESSIQVKNKGSIKLSNAKSVVNSAGKLVVTSRNTELKLIDEFGRTKESYKVPYGAVMAKGDGEQVAGGETVANWDPHTMPVITEVSGFIRFTDMIDGQTITRQTDELTGLSSLVVLDSAERTTGGKDLRPALKIVDAQGNDVLIPGTDMPAQYFLPGKAIVQLEDGIQIGAGDALARIPQESSGTKDITGGLPRVADLFEARRPKEPAILAEISGIISFGKETKGKRRLVITPVDGSEPYEEMIPKWRQLNVFEGERVERGDVVSDGPEAPHDILRLRGVHAVTRYITNEVQDVYRLQGVKINDKHIEVIVRQMLRKATIENAGSSEFLEGEQVEYSRVKIANRDLEANGKIGATFARDLLGITKASLATESFISAASFQETTRVLTEAAVAGKRDELRGLKENVIVGRLIPAGTGYAYHQDRMRRRAAGELPAAPQVTAEDASASLAELLNAGLGGSDNE, from the coding sequence GTGAAAGATTTATTAAAGTTTCTGAAAGCGCAGACTAAAACCGAAGAGTTTGATGCGATCAAAATTGCTCTGGCTTCGCCAGACATGATCCGTTCATGGTCTTTCGGTGAAGTTAAAAAGCCGGAAACCATTAACTACCGTACGTTCAAACCTGAGCGTGACGGCCTTTTCTGTGCACGTATCTTCGGGCCAGTAAAAGATTACGAGTGCCTGTGCGGTAAGTACAAGCGCCTGAAACACCGTGGTGTGATCTGTGAGAAGTGCGGCGTTGAAGTGACCCAGACCAAAGTGCGCCGTGAGCGCATGGGCCACATCGAGCTGGCGTCTCCAACTGCCCACATCTGGTTCCTGAAATCCCTGCCGTCCCGTATCGGTCTGCTGCTGGATATGCCACTGCGTGATATCGAACGTGTTCTGTACTTCGAATCTTATGTGGTTATCGAAGGCGGGATGACGAACCTGGAACGTCACCAGATCCTGACTGAAGAGCAGTATCTGGACGCGCTGGAAGAGTTCGGTGACGAATTCGACGCGAAGATGGGTGCGGAAGCTATTCAGGCCCTGCTGAAGAGCATGGATCTGGAGCAAGAGTGCGAGCAGCTGCGTGAAGAGCTGAACGAAACCAACTCCGAAACCAAGCGTAAAAAGCTGACCAAGCGTATCAAACTGCTGGAAGCGTTCGTTCAGTCTGGTAACAAACCAGAGTGGATGATCCTGACCGTTCTGCCGGTTCTGCCGCCAGATCTGCGTCCGCTGGTTCCGTTGGATGGTGGTCGTTTCGCAACGTCTGACCTGAACGATCTGTATCGTCGCGTCATTAACCGTAACAACCGTCTGAAACGTCTGCTGGATCTGGCTGCGCCGGACATCATCGTACGCAACGAAAAACGTATGCTGCAGGAAGCGGTTGACGCCCTGCTGGATAACGGTCGTCGCGGTCGTGCGATCACCGGTTCTAACAAACGTCCTCTGAAATCTTTGGCCGACATGATCAAAGGTAAACAGGGTCGTTTCCGTCAGAACCTGCTCGGTAAGCGTGTTGACTACTCCGGTCGTTCTGTAATCACCGTAGGTCCATACCTGCGTCTGCATCAGTGCGGTCTGCCGAAGAAAATGGCACTGGAGCTGTTCAAACCATTCATCTACGGCAAACTGGAGCTGCGTGGCCTCGCCACCACCATCAAAGCCGCTAAGAAAATGGTTGAGCGTGAAGAAGCTGTCGTTTGGGATATCCTGGACGAAGTTATCCGCGAACACCCGGTACTGCTGAACCGTGCACCAACACTGCACCGTCTGGGTATCCAGGCATTTGAACCGGTACTGATCGAAGGTAAAGCTATCCAGCTGCACCCGCTGGTTTGTGCGGCATATAACGCCGACTTCGATGGTGACCAGATGGCTGTTCACGTACCGCTGACGCTGGAAGCCCAGCTGGAAGCGCGTGCGTTGATGATGTCTACCAACAACATCCTGTCCCCAGCGAACGGTGAACCAATCATCGTTCCTTCTCAGGACGTTGTATTGGGTCTGTACTACATGACCCGTGACTGTGTTAACGCCAAAGGCGAAGGCATGGTGCTGACTGGCCCTAAAGAAGCTGAGCGTATTTATCGCGCTGGCCTGGCCTCTCTGCATGCGCGCGTTAAAGTGCGTATCACCGAATACGAAAAAGATGAAAACGGCGAATTCGTTGCGAAGACCAGCCTGAAAGACACGACCGTTGGCCGTGCCATTCTGTGGATGATCGTACCGAAAGGTCTGCCTTTCTCCATCGTCAACCAGGCGCTGGGCAAGAAAGCAATCTCCAAAATGCTGAACACCTGTTACCGCATTCTGGGCCTGAAGCCGACCGTTATCTTCGCTGACCAGACCATGTACACCGGCTTTGCTTACGCTGCGCGCTCAGGTGCGTCCGTAGGTATCGACGACATGGTTATCCCAGAGAAGAAACACGAGATCATCTCTGAAGCGGAAGCTGAAGTTGCTGAGATCCAGGAGCAGTTCCAGTCTGGTCTGGTAACCGCAGGCGAACGCTATAACAAAGTTATCGATATCTGGGCTGCGGCGAACGATCGTGTATCCAAAGCGATGATGGATAACCTGCAAACCGAAACCGTGATTAACCGTGACGGCGTAGAAGAGCAGCAGGTTTCCTTCAACAGCATCTACATGATGGCCGACTCCGGTGCGCGTGGTTCTGCAGCACAGATTCGTCAGCTGGCAGGTATGCGTGGTCTGATGGCGAAGCCAGATGGCTCCATCATCGAAACGCCAATCACCGCGAACTTCCGTGAAGGTCTGAACGTACTCCAGTACTTCATCTCCACGCACGGTGCGCGTAAAGGTCTGGCGGATACCGCACTGAAAACGGCGAACTCCGGTTATCTGACGCGTCGTCTGGTTGACGTTGCGCAGGATCTGGTTGTGACCGAAGACGATTGTGGCACCCTCGAAGGTATCACCATGACCCCGGTTATCGAGGGTGGTGATGTTAAAGAGCCACTGCGCGATCGCGTACTGGGTCGTGTCGCTGCGGAAGACATTCTGAAGCCGGGTACTGCAGACATTCTGGTTCCACGTAACACGCTGCTGCACGAACAGTGGTGTGACCTGCTGGAAGCGAACTCTGTTGACTCAGTGAAAGTCCGTTCTGTTGTATCTTGTGACACCGACTTTGGTGTATGTGCGCACTGCTATGGTCGTGACCTGGCGCGTGGCCACATCATCAACAAAGGTGAAGCAATCGGTGTTATCGCGGCACAGTCCATCGGTGAACCGGGTACACAGCTGACGATGCGTACGTTCCACATCGGTGGTGCGGCATCTCGTGCGGCTGCTGAATCCAGCATCCAGGTGAAAAACAAAGGTAGCATCAAGCTCAGCAACGCGAAGTCTGTTGTTAACTCCGCTGGCAAGCTGGTTGTGACCTCTCGTAACACCGAGCTGAAACTGATCGACGAATTCGGTCGTACCAAAGAGAGCTATAAAGTGCCTTACGGTGCTGTTATGGCGAAAGGTGATGGCGAGCAGGTTGCTGGCGGTGAAACCGTTGCAAACTGGGATCCACACACCATGCCGGTTATCACCGAAGTAAGTGGTTTCATCCGCTTTACTGACATGATCGACGGCCAGACCATTACTCGTCAGACTGACGAGCTGACCGGTCTGTCTTCTCTGGTGGTTCTGGATTCTGCTGAACGTACTACCGGTGGTAAAGATCTGCGTCCTGCACTGAAAATCGTTGATGCTCAGGGTAACGACGTTCTGATCCCTGGTACCGATATGCCTGCGCAGTACTTCCTGCCGGGTAAAGCGATCGTTCAGCTGGAAGATGGCATTCAGATCGGCGCAGGTGATGCTCTGGCGCGTATTCCTCAGGAATCCAGCGGTACCAAGGACATCACCGGTGGTCTGCCACGCGTTGCGGATCTGTTCGAAGCACGTCGTCCGAAAGAGCCGGCAATCCTGGCTGAAATCAGCGGTATCATTTCCTTCGGTAAAGAGACCAAAGGTAAACGCCGTCTGGTGATCACCCCGGTTGATGGTAGCGAGCCGTACGAAGAGATGATTCCTAAGTGGCGTCAGCTCAACGTGTTCGAAGGTGAACGTGTAGAACGTGGTGACGTGGTTTCCGACGGTCCAGAAGCGCCGCACGACATTCTGCGTCTTCGTGGCGTACACGCGGTAACGCGTTACATCACCAACGAAGTACAGGACGTTTACCGTCTGCAAGGCGTTAAGATTAACGATAAACACATCGAAGTTATCGTTCGTCAGATGCTGCGTAAAGCAACCATCGAAAACGCAGGCAGCTCTGAGTTCCTGGAAGGCGAACAGGTTGAATACTCACGCGTTAAGATCGCTAACCGCGATCTGGAAGCGAACGGCAAAATCGGTGCGACCTTCGCACGCGATCTGCTGGGTATCACCAAAGCGTCTCTGGCAACCGAGTCCTTCATCTCTGCAGCATCGTTCCAGGAAACGACTCGTGTCCTGACCGAAGCGGCTGTTGCGGGTAAACGTGATGAACTGCGTGGTCTGAAAGAGAACGTTATCGTGGGTCGTCTGATCCCGGCTGGTACCGGTTATGCGTACCATCAGGATCGTATGCGTCGTCGTGCAGCGGGCGAACTGCCAGCAGCACCGCAGGTGACTGCAGAAGATGCATCCGCGAGCCTGGCAGAACTGCTGAACGCAGGTCTGGGCGGTTCCGACAACGAGTAA
- a CDS encoding PTS lactose transporter subunit IIA, producing MEDLETTIMELLVNAGAARSAALTALQMARKGDFEEAEKAMEESREYVKHAHTIQTQLIGLDEGTGKLPVNLITVHSQDHLMNAMVIQDLAGDMIELYRRLPLIN from the coding sequence GTGGAAGATTTAGAAACAACAATCATGGAACTGCTGGTCAACGCAGGTGCAGCGCGCAGTGCTGCCCTGACGGCATTGCAGATGGCACGCAAAGGTGACTTTGAGGAAGCCGAAAAGGCGATGGAAGAGTCGCGCGAATATGTGAAGCATGCGCACACGATCCAGACGCAGCTCATTGGGCTTGATGAAGGTACCGGGAAGCTGCCGGTTAACCTGATCACCGTCCACTCTCAGGATCACCTGATGAACGCGATGGTCATCCAGGATCTGGCAGGCGATATGATTGAGCTTTATCGTCGGCTGCCGCTGATTAACTGA
- a CDS encoding PTS sugar transporter subunit IIB: protein MKNIVLCCAAGMSTSMLVQRMKDAAQKKGVEVTIKAVPVAEFKDNIAAADIVLLGPQVKYEQAKLQAQADPLGKKVAVIDMMDYGMMKGDVVLEKALKLLE, encoded by the coding sequence ATGAAGAACATCGTTTTATGCTGTGCAGCGGGAATGTCAACCAGCATGCTGGTGCAACGTATGAAAGATGCCGCGCAGAAAAAAGGGGTTGAAGTCACCATTAAAGCCGTTCCGGTCGCGGAGTTTAAAGACAACATCGCGGCGGCCGACATCGTATTGCTGGGGCCACAGGTTAAATACGAGCAGGCAAAACTTCAGGCTCAAGCCGACCCGTTGGGTAAAAAGGTCGCAGTCATCGACATGATGGATTACGGCATGATGAAAGGTGATGTCGTACTGGAAAAAGCGCTCAAACTACTGGAGTGA
- the thiH gene encoding thiamine biosynthesis protein ThiH yields the protein MTTFTERWRQLDWDDIALRINSKTHADVERALNARHLTREDMMALLSPAASAYLEPMAQRAQRLTRQRFGNTVSFYVPLYLSNLCANDCTYCGFSMSNHIKRKTLDESEIARECAAIREMGFEHLLLVTGEHQGKVGMDYFRQHLPAIRREFASLQMEVQPLSQDEYAELKTLGLDGVMVYQETYHEATYARHHLKGKKQDFFFRLETPDRLGRAGIDKIGLGALTGLSDSWRVDCYMVAEHLLWLQQHYWQSRYSVSFPRLRPCTGGIEPASLMDERQLVQTICAFRLLAPEVELSLSTRESPAFRDRVIPLAINNVSAFSKTQPGGYADDHPELEQFTPHDGRRPEAVAEALAAQGLQPVWKDWDSWLGRASQLR from the coding sequence ATGACCACCTTTACCGAGCGCTGGCGGCAGCTTGACTGGGACGACATTGCCCTGCGCATCAACAGCAAAACGCATGCTGATGTAGAGCGCGCGTTAAATGCCCGCCATCTGACCCGTGAGGACATGATGGCACTGCTTTCTCCGGCAGCCAGCGCATACCTTGAACCGATGGCACAGCGTGCCCAGCGGCTCACCCGGCAGCGTTTTGGCAATACGGTAAGCTTTTACGTGCCGCTCTATCTCTCTAACCTGTGCGCCAATGACTGTACCTACTGTGGTTTTTCCATGAGCAACCACATCAAGCGTAAAACGCTCGATGAGAGCGAAATTGCGCGCGAATGTGCGGCCATCCGCGAAATGGGTTTTGAGCATCTGTTGCTGGTCACCGGTGAACATCAGGGCAAAGTTGGGATGGACTATTTCCGTCAGCATCTTCCGGCCATTCGCCGGGAGTTCGCATCGTTACAAATGGAAGTGCAGCCTCTGTCACAGGATGAATACGCGGAGCTCAAAACCCTCGGGCTGGACGGTGTGATGGTTTATCAGGAAACCTACCATGAGGCGACATACGCCCGGCATCACCTGAAGGGGAAGAAACAGGATTTCTTCTTCCGGCTGGAGACGCCGGACAGGCTGGGACGCGCCGGGATCGACAAAATCGGTCTTGGCGCGCTGACCGGGCTGTCTGACAGCTGGCGGGTGGACTGTTATATGGTGGCAGAGCATCTGCTGTGGCTACAGCAACACTACTGGCAAAGCCGTTACTCCGTCTCTTTCCCCCGCTTACGCCCATGTACGGGAGGGATTGAACCGGCCTCGCTGATGGATGAACGCCAGTTGGTGCAAACCATCTGCGCGTTTCGCCTGCTCGCCCCGGAGGTCGAATTATCCCTCTCAACGCGCGAATCACCGGCGTTTCGTGACCGCGTGATCCCGCTGGCGATTAACAACGTCAGCGCGTTTTCCAAAACGCAGCCTGGGGGCTATGCCGACGATCATCCAGAGCTGGAACAATTTACCCCACATGACGGACGACGCCCGGAAGCGGTAGCAGAAGCCCTGGCCGCGCAAGGGTTACAGCCTGTCTGGAAAGACTGGGACAGTTGGCTGGGAAGAGCCTCGCAATTGCGTTGA